CTGCCCAATGCCCCGTGGCGACGGATCCGGCACCCTCCGCTTGATCAACAGCGTCGGAAAGCGGATCGACGTGCCCTCGCAGTGGAAGGCCTCGTAGTGCAGCATACCCGGGTGCTCCACGCCGTACACCGTCCGGAACGTGCGCGTGGTGCGCCGCGCCAGCTCACGCAGGCCGGCCTCCGTCGCGACGACGTCGGCGTAGAAGTTGGGCGACCCTAGCGCGCATGGGTCGTCAGGAAGCGCCGTGGGCCGACTCCAGCCGAGTCGCTGCATCCGTGCATACTGCCGTTCATCCAGCAGCAACTCCGGCGGCTCGATGTAGCCGTTACCCGCCGCCTCGGCCCGGATGCCGTAGGCACCCTGTCCGGCAAACTGCACGTACTGATTCGCCCGCTTTCGCGCGATGATCAGGAACTCGTCTTCCGCCAACGCTCCGATGCAGGCGGCGA
This region of Gemmatimonas groenlandica genomic DNA includes:
- a CDS encoding TY-Chap domain-containing protein, with amino-acid sequence MAVNRHWRDFTKNLAACIGALAEDEFLIIARKRANQYVQFAGQGAYGIRAEAAGNGYIEPPELLLDERQYARMQRLGWSRPTALPDDPCALGSPNFYADVVATEAGLRELARRTTRTFRTVYGVEHPGMLHYEAFHCEGTSIRFPTLLIKRRVPDPSPRGIGQEHCDFELDLDGDVDLGFK